From one Longimicrobiales bacterium genomic stretch:
- a CDS encoding RES family NAD+ phosphorylase, with protein MAVSPAAAEVPEPPRPDEEEHATPDVPSLARIPVRRIRWRACYRAIPSRFPPIDLFERVADPDDLDAVIALESLTNDRLRDEVGDIQLVPSDQRVTGPGAGYVMAAFTHTPPGGGRFSDERHGAWYAAQTLATSIAETSYHRAKFMAATGQPPMHLDMRVLVAELDARLHDIRGMKSQLPAIYDPDDYGASQAFARGARQAGSDGVAYDSVRHDGGRCVAVFSPRRVRSCREIQHLTYVWDGERISEVYEKRALPG; from the coding sequence GTGGCCGTGAGCCCCGCGGCAGCGGAGGTGCCGGAGCCGCCGCGGCCGGATGAGGAGGAGCATGCGACGCCTGACGTCCCGTCCCTGGCGAGGATTCCCGTACGCCGCATCCGCTGGCGCGCGTGCTACCGGGCGATTCCGAGCCGTTTCCCGCCGATCGACCTGTTCGAGCGCGTTGCCGATCCGGACGACCTGGACGCCGTGATCGCGCTGGAGTCGTTGACCAACGACCGTCTGCGCGACGAGGTGGGCGACATCCAGCTCGTCCCTTCGGACCAGCGGGTGACCGGGCCGGGCGCCGGCTACGTGATGGCCGCGTTCACGCACACGCCGCCCGGCGGCGGTCGTTTCAGCGACGAGCGGCATGGCGCGTGGTACGCGGCGCAGACGCTGGCGACGTCCATCGCGGAGACGTCGTACCACCGCGCGAAGTTCATGGCGGCGACCGGGCAGCCGCCGATGCACCTGGACATGCGTGTCCTGGTGGCCGAGCTGGACGCGCGGCTGCACGACATCCGCGGCATGAAGTCCCAGCTCCCCGCGATCTACGACCCCGATGATTACGGCGCCTCGCAGGCGTTTGCGCGTGGTGCACGGCAGGCCGGAAGCGACGGTGTGGCCTACGACAGCGTTCGCCACGACGGCGGCCGGTGCGTGGCGGTCTTCAGCCCGCGACGGGTGCGGAGCTGCCGGGAGATCCAGCACCTGACGTACGTGTGGGACGGCGAGCGGATCTCCGAGGTATACGAGAAGCGGGCGCTGCCGGGCTAA
- a CDS encoding ADOP family duplicated permease encodes MSMLRRLFHLRLWGPPVDDAVDWEIEHHIEERVEELRSTGMSEAQARAEARRAFGDRARLRSELRRIDRGVRRRERLTAFIGTVRQDLRYGARALAVNRGFALGVILTLGLGIGANSALFSVADALVFRPLPFTQPEELLEVYQTSGKDQRGRPYLDPGIVRGWLSDQAVATAAFMHARTTATYVGGAEPVDLPGLAVTDAFEETLGVLPQPGRGLMPEDTRVGAAPVVLISFEFWQRAFGGSDVLGTIVQLDGVQREIVGVMPRGFKYPLYSTSDFWVPIRADDAYLSTQARMVGLVARIQRGDFAAAEAGASTLARSLLQQDDPRSEADWRFQQLDDSRLATIELRRSLTMLAAAVALTLLIAGVNMVSLLLLRGAARTRELALRLALGASRARLVRQLATEALLLALCSGVLAALIGRITLRLLQSRLPASIAFWSPHPITFEQRTLVFTFVVALASGLVFGLLPAMRVTRMAGSKAGTGLAPRASVNSTASAGLRRALVASEVAIAVTLLVTAALLMASFVRLTRVDPGVDLERLAVLDLSVSSSEYPQPEARAAYFNRIAERIRALPGVDDVAITGGMPPHGGISFDLTFETDDGIKRPLEGFLPFTNVGPDFFRVTGARLLAGRPFHPGEDDASGAVIIDEDLAHHLWPGSSAIGQRFRTDPEADWQTVVGVMADLKLIGPDDRTGNFEVLYPLDRFQHVNAGIAIRARGDPGAVLPDVRRTVHDINPTQVISRLDRAATIYAGSLDLPRFLFVIITSLAVVALLLAAIGIYSLLSYGVARRYREIGVRLALGAEAKQVRWLVVGEALVLVLTGTVVGMLSALAASRIVQGALYGVSATDSRVYTLVAAMVLSVAVIATVAPVQRALRVDPVKVLRTD; translated from the coding sequence ATGAGCATGCTGCGTCGCCTTTTTCATTTGCGACTCTGGGGTCCGCCAGTCGACGACGCGGTGGACTGGGAGATCGAGCATCACATCGAGGAGCGGGTGGAGGAGCTGCGCTCTACCGGCATGTCGGAGGCCCAGGCTCGTGCCGAGGCACGGCGTGCCTTCGGCGACCGCGCGCGGCTTCGATCGGAGCTGCGCCGTATCGATCGAGGTGTGCGTCGTCGGGAGCGACTCACCGCTTTCATCGGAACGGTGCGACAGGACCTCCGCTACGGTGCCAGGGCACTTGCCGTCAACCGTGGTTTCGCGCTCGGCGTCATTCTGACGCTTGGTCTGGGCATCGGAGCGAACAGTGCGCTGTTCAGTGTGGCTGACGCACTCGTGTTCCGGCCGCTGCCGTTCACGCAGCCCGAGGAACTGCTGGAAGTCTACCAGACGAGCGGCAAGGATCAGCGCGGCCGACCTTACCTCGATCCCGGGATCGTACGCGGCTGGCTGAGCGATCAGGCTGTTGCGACGGCGGCGTTCATGCATGCTCGCACGACGGCCACGTACGTCGGTGGTGCCGAGCCGGTCGACCTGCCAGGCCTCGCCGTTACAGATGCGTTCGAGGAAACCCTGGGCGTGCTGCCGCAACCAGGCCGCGGCCTGATGCCGGAAGATACGCGCGTGGGTGCAGCTCCCGTCGTGCTGATTTCGTTCGAGTTCTGGCAGCGTGCATTCGGTGGCTCCGACGTGCTCGGCACGATCGTGCAGCTCGACGGTGTGCAGCGCGAGATCGTCGGTGTGATGCCACGCGGCTTCAAGTATCCCCTGTATTCGACGTCGGATTTCTGGGTCCCCATCCGAGCTGACGATGCGTATCTGAGCACGCAGGCGCGGATGGTCGGGCTGGTTGCACGAATTCAGCGCGGAGATTTCGCGGCGGCGGAGGCGGGGGCCTCCACACTCGCTCGTTCGCTCCTCCAGCAGGATGATCCTCGCAGTGAGGCGGACTGGCGCTTCCAGCAGCTCGATGATTCCCGCCTGGCCACGATCGAGCTGCGGCGCTCCCTCACGATGCTCGCGGCGGCCGTCGCGCTGACGCTGTTGATCGCAGGCGTCAACATGGTGAGTCTGCTGTTGCTGCGCGGGGCGGCGCGTACACGCGAGCTCGCGCTCCGGCTTGCGCTGGGTGCGTCGCGCGCACGGCTGGTACGCCAGCTCGCGACGGAAGCGCTCCTTCTGGCCCTGTGCAGTGGCGTGCTCGCGGCACTGATCGGACGCATCACGCTGCGTCTGCTGCAGTCGCGCCTACCTGCATCGATCGCCTTCTGGTCACCACATCCCATCACTTTCGAGCAGCGTACGCTCGTGTTCACGTTCGTCGTTGCACTTGCGAGCGGTCTGGTATTCGGGCTGCTGCCGGCCATGCGCGTGACGAGGATGGCGGGATCGAAGGCGGGCACCGGGCTCGCGCCCCGGGCCTCCGTAAACAGCACCGCGTCTGCCGGATTGCGTCGCGCGCTCGTTGCGTCCGAAGTCGCAATCGCAGTCACGCTTCTCGTCACCGCAGCGCTGCTGATGGCGAGCTTCGTCCGCCTGACACGCGTGGATCCAGGTGTGGATCTCGAGCGACTCGCCGTCCTCGATCTCTCCGTATCGTCCTCCGAGTATCCGCAGCCGGAGGCGCGCGCGGCATACTTCAATCGAATCGCGGAGCGCATACGAGCGCTGCCCGGCGTCGATGACGTCGCGATCACCGGTGGCATGCCGCCGCATGGCGGGATCTCGTTTGACCTGACGTTCGAGACAGATGACGGTATCAAACGTCCCCTCGAGGGATTCCTCCCCTTCACGAACGTCGGTCCGGACTTCTTCAGGGTCACCGGGGCACGGCTGCTTGCAGGACGTCCGTTCCATCCCGGCGAAGACGATGCATCGGGTGCTGTCATCATCGACGAAGATCTCGCGCACCATCTCTGGCCGGGGAGCAGTGCGATAGGCCAGAGGTTCAGGACCGACCCGGAAGCAGACTGGCAGACCGTAGTGGGGGTCATGGCCGACCTGAAGCTGATCGGCCCGGATGATCGCACGGGAAACTTCGAGGTGCTCTACCCGCTCGATCGCTTCCAGCACGTCAATGCCGGCATTGCCATCCGGGCACGCGGAGATCCCGGAGCAGTGCTGCCTGACGTGCGACGTACGGTGCATGACATCAATCCGACGCAGGTCATCAGCCGGCTGGACAGGGCGGCAACCATCTACGCGGGATCACTGGACCTGCCCCGGTTCCTGTTCGTGATCATCACGAGCCTAGCCGTCGTCGCGTTACTGCTCGCGGCGATCGGCATCTACAGCCTGCTCTCTTACGGAGTAGCTCGTCGTTACCGCGAGATCGGCGTCCGGCTGGCCCTGGGCGCCGAGGCGAAGCAGGTTCGTTGGCTCGTCGTGGGCGAAGCCCTGGTCCTCGTCCTCACCGGCACGGTCGTCGGCATGCTCAGCGCGTTGGCAGCCTCGCGGATTGTCCAGGGGGCGCTGTATGGCGTGAGCGCGACCGACTCCAGGGTCTACACGCTCGTCGCAGCCATGGTGCTCAGCGTGGCCGTGATCGCTACTGTTGCCCCGGTGCAGCGGGCTTTACGCGTCGATCCGGTCAAGGTGCTGCGGACGGACTGA
- a CDS encoding PadR family transcriptional regulator, with the protein MGVDVVPGTLELLLLKTLSRGDMMHGFAILQWLRRVTRGDLVVEEGALYPALHRLERRRLLSAEWGVSEKGRRAKYYRITARGREQLEAEEARWTQYMAAWRRIARAASVPAGA; encoded by the coding sequence ATGGGGGTCGACGTCGTTCCGGGCACGCTCGAGCTGCTGTTGCTGAAGACATTGAGTCGCGGTGACATGATGCACGGTTTCGCGATCCTGCAGTGGCTCCGGCGCGTGACGCGCGGGGATCTGGTCGTGGAGGAGGGCGCGCTCTACCCGGCGCTCCACCGTCTCGAGCGGCGTCGCCTGCTGTCGGCAGAGTGGGGCGTGTCGGAGAAGGGGCGGCGTGCCAAGTACTATCGGATCACGGCTCGCGGGCGCGAGCAGCTCGAGGCGGAGGAAGCCCGCTGGACGCAGTACATGGCTGCATGGCGCCGGATCGCGAGAGCGGCCAGTGTCCCGGCGGGTGCATGA
- a CDS encoding FAD-dependent oxidoreductase: MRRQNGNQGGGAVRPTDTTDPAYYHRVVDCQWACPAHTDVPQYIRLIAQGRFADAYLLNRESNVFPGILGRTCDRPCEPACRRQRVDGEPVAICRLKRVAADLKGDVTSRLPQRAEQKNGKRVACIGAGPASLTVANDLLPLGYDVTLFEKHDRPGGLMWSNIPQFRLPPEVLTEEINAILDMGADLRLNSPVTSMEALLREGWDAVFIGSGAPRGKELDAPGRWDDPKHVHIGIDWLESVAFGHLDRIGERVLVIGVGNTAMDCCRTSLRIGAKDVKVMARRPRPYFKASPWELADAEEEGVAIVENHAPSHFVIEDGRLTGMAFDIVEWYDDNGRQRSRTLDQVVVPCDDVILAIGQEPAYPWLERDIGIQFNEWDMPVVDRVTHQTTLPGVFAGGDGAWGPENIIWAVAHGHQAAISIHNHCSGIPVTERPPIGMNLLSTKMGLHEWSYSNDYEPARRAAMKHVALRQRLTGVKVEVELGFDLDQTLREVERCLNCDIQTHFTASACIECDACIDICPMSCLTIVHDAPEPELRLQLTAPANNVDQPLFVSGPLQHTARVMVKDEDVCIHCGLCAERCPTAAWDMMRSEILLPYAGKPVAAGVEVGV; encoded by the coding sequence ATGAGAAGACAGAACGGGAATCAGGGCGGCGGGGCGGTCCGGCCGACGGACACGACCGACCCCGCGTACTACCACAGGGTCGTCGATTGCCAGTGGGCGTGTCCGGCCCACACCGACGTTCCGCAGTACATCCGTCTGATTGCGCAGGGCCGCTTCGCAGATGCCTACCTGTTGAACCGCGAGTCCAACGTTTTCCCCGGCATCCTCGGACGCACGTGCGACCGCCCCTGCGAGCCCGCGTGCCGGCGACAGCGGGTGGACGGCGAGCCGGTCGCGATCTGCCGGCTGAAGCGGGTTGCCGCGGACCTGAAAGGCGATGTGACATCGCGACTGCCGCAGCGGGCTGAACAGAAGAACGGCAAGCGCGTCGCCTGCATCGGGGCGGGCCCTGCATCGCTCACGGTTGCGAACGACCTGCTGCCGCTCGGCTACGACGTCACGCTGTTCGAGAAGCACGACCGGCCCGGCGGTCTCATGTGGTCGAACATCCCGCAGTTCCGGCTGCCGCCCGAGGTGCTGACCGAAGAGATCAACGCGATCCTGGACATGGGCGCGGACCTGCGGCTCAACTCGCCTGTCACCTCGATGGAAGCGCTGCTGCGCGAGGGCTGGGACGCCGTGTTCATCGGATCGGGCGCACCGCGCGGCAAGGAGCTGGACGCGCCCGGCCGCTGGGATGACCCGAAGCACGTGCACATCGGGATCGACTGGCTGGAGTCGGTCGCATTCGGCCACCTCGACCGGATCGGCGAGCGCGTGCTCGTGATCGGTGTCGGCAACACGGCCATGGACTGCTGTCGCACGTCGCTCCGCATCGGCGCGAAGGACGTGAAGGTGATGGCGCGGCGCCCGCGCCCCTACTTCAAGGCGTCGCCCTGGGAGCTGGCGGACGCGGAGGAAGAGGGCGTCGCGATCGTCGAGAACCATGCGCCGTCGCATTTCGTGATCGAGGACGGGCGGCTGACCGGCATGGCGTTCGACATCGTCGAGTGGTACGACGACAACGGCAGGCAGCGCTCACGCACGCTCGATCAGGTCGTCGTCCCGTGCGACGACGTGATCCTGGCGATCGGCCAGGAGCCCGCCTACCCGTGGCTGGAGCGCGACATCGGCATCCAGTTCAATGAGTGGGATATGCCCGTTGTCGACCGGGTGACGCACCAGACGACGCTGCCCGGCGTGTTCGCGGGCGGTGACGGCGCGTGGGGCCCGGAGAACATCATCTGGGCGGTCGCCCACGGCCACCAGGCGGCGATCTCGATCCACAACCACTGCAGCGGCATCCCCGTCACCGAGCGGCCGCCGATCGGCATGAACCTGCTGAGCACCAAGATGGGGCTGCACGAGTGGAGCTACAGCAACGATTACGAGCCGGCACGGCGCGCGGCGATGAAACACGTCGCGCTGCGGCAGCGCCTCACGGGGGTCAAGGTGGAGGTCGAGCTGGGCTTCGATCTCGACCAGACGCTGCGTGAGGTCGAGCGCTGCCTCAACTGCGACATCCAGACGCACTTCACGGCTTCGGCATGCATCGAATGCGACGCCTGCATCGACATCTGCCCGATGAGCTGCCTCACCATCGTGCACGATGCGCCCGAGCCGGAATTGCGGCTGCAGCTCACGGCCCCGGCGAACAACGTCGACCAGCCGCTCTTCGTTTCGGGGCCGCTCCAGCACACGGCACGCGTGATGGTGAAGGACGAGGACGTGTGCATCCACTGCGGGCTGTGCGCGGAACGCTGCCCGACAGCGGCGTGGGACATGATGAGATCCGAGATCCTCCTGCCGTATGCGGGCAAACCCGTCGCGGCAGGCGTGGAGGTGGGGGTATGA
- a CDS encoding 2-oxoacid:acceptor oxidoreductase subunit alpha has protein sequence MTRPTQDRTNRFAFKIATVNGTGSASANTLLRQAIFRMGIPVSGKNLFPSNIQGLPTWYEIRVNADGHVARTPRFDLMVAMNPASYARDIAEVVSGGWVLYDSTRPLDRSLLRDDVTFLGIPFAALCAEKFAGVRERILMKNIMYVGALTALLGVELDVVRALLSETYGRKQALLDSNYTAIDVGYEHARAHLACPLPIRLERMDALADHILVDGNTAAALGCLFAGATVAAWYPITPSTSMIEAFSSFAAKYRKDPASGKRRVAILQAEDELAAAGMVLGATWNGARAFTATSGPGISLMSEFIGLAYYAEIPGVFFDVQRVGPSTGMPTRTQQGDLLSIVYASHGDTKHIALVPADPHECFTHAVAAFDLAERFQTPVFVVSDLDIGMNDWVVPRLRWDDTYRPDRGKVLDAAALERVEKFSRYLDSDGDGIPYRTLPGQSAKGAFFTRGSGHDRFGRYTEDPPAYADVMERLARKIENAAAHVPASEHIPAAAPATVGLIAIGSSRRAVIEAQARLAELGIHADFLRPCGFPFAPDVAGFIAAHDITFVVDQNRDAQLHHLLIMEAGAPREKLHSITHFGGYPLPADAVVDGVLAAVQAAAPVEPRRRIVEVHS, from the coding sequence ATGACACGCCCGACGCAGGACCGCACGAACCGTTTCGCGTTCAAGATCGCGACCGTCAACGGCACGGGCTCCGCGAGTGCCAACACACTGCTGCGCCAGGCGATCTTCCGCATGGGGATCCCGGTCTCCGGCAAGAACCTGTTCCCTTCCAACATCCAGGGGCTGCCCACCTGGTACGAGATCCGGGTCAACGCCGACGGCCACGTCGCGCGCACGCCGCGCTTCGACCTGATGGTCGCGATGAACCCGGCATCCTACGCTCGCGACATCGCGGAGGTCGTGTCCGGCGGGTGGGTTCTGTACGACTCGACGCGGCCGCTCGATCGCTCGCTGCTGCGCGACGACGTGACGTTCCTCGGCATCCCGTTCGCCGCGCTGTGCGCGGAAAAGTTCGCCGGCGTGCGCGAGCGCATCCTCATGAAGAACATCATGTACGTGGGTGCCCTCACCGCGCTGCTGGGGGTGGAGCTGGACGTGGTACGCGCACTGCTGAGCGAGACATACGGCCGCAAGCAGGCGCTGCTCGATTCCAACTACACCGCGATCGACGTCGGCTACGAGCACGCGCGTGCGCACCTCGCCTGTCCGCTGCCGATCCGGCTGGAGCGAATGGATGCGCTTGCGGACCACATCCTGGTCGATGGCAACACGGCCGCGGCGCTCGGCTGTCTCTTCGCCGGCGCGACGGTGGCGGCGTGGTATCCGATCACCCCGTCGACGTCCATGATCGAGGCGTTCTCCAGCTTCGCGGCGAAGTACCGCAAGGATCCCGCGAGCGGGAAGCGGCGCGTCGCGATCCTGCAGGCCGAGGACGAGCTGGCCGCGGCGGGCATGGTGCTCGGCGCGACGTGGAACGGCGCCCGCGCGTTCACTGCCACGAGCGGCCCCGGCATCTCGCTGATGAGCGAGTTCATCGGGCTCGCGTACTACGCGGAGATCCCGGGCGTGTTCTTCGACGTTCAGCGCGTCGGCCCCTCTACCGGAATGCCGACGCGCACGCAGCAGGGCGACCTGCTCAGCATCGTGTACGCGTCGCACGGCGACACGAAACACATCGCGCTCGTCCCTGCGGACCCGCACGAGTGCTTCACGCATGCGGTCGCCGCGTTCGACCTGGCCGAGCGGTTCCAGACGCCGGTGTTCGTGGTCAGCGACCTGGACATCGGCATGAACGACTGGGTGGTGCCGCGCCTCCGGTGGGACGACACCTACCGCCCGGACCGTGGCAAGGTGCTGGACGCCGCGGCACTCGAGCGCGTCGAGAAGTTCTCGCGCTACCTCGATTCCGACGGCGACGGCATTCCGTACCGCACGCTGCCCGGCCAGAGCGCGAAAGGCGCGTTCTTCACCCGCGGCTCCGGTCACGACCGATTCGGCCGCTACACGGAGGATCCACCCGCCTACGCGGACGTGATGGAACGGCTCGCGCGCAAGATCGAGAACGCGGCCGCGCACGTCCCCGCATCGGAGCACATCCCTGCGGCCGCCCCGGCCACGGTCGGCCTGATCGCGATCGGCAGCTCGCGGCGCGCGGTCATCGAGGCGCAGGCGCGCCTGGCGGAGCTGGGCATTCACGCCGACTTCCTGCGGCCGTGCGGCTTCCCGTTCGCACCCGATGTCGCAGGGTTCATCGCGGCGCACGACATCACGTTCGTCGTGGATCAGAACCGCGACGCACAGCTCCACCACCTGCTGATCATGGAGGCGGGCGCGCCGCGCGAGAAGCTGCACAGCATCACCCATTTCGGCGGCTACCCGCTGCCGGCTGATGCCGTGGTCGACGGAGTACTGGCTGCTGTCCAGGCCGCAGCGCCCGTGGAACCGCGGCGCCGGATCGTCGAGGTGCACTCATGA
- a CDS encoding 2-oxoacid:ferredoxin oxidoreductase subunit beta has protein sequence MTYIAKPRVHHPSLPKNALGLTRRDYEGSMSTLCAGCGHDSVTAAIIEAFWRLEIPPHRVAKLSGIGCSAKTPTYFLGGAHGFNAVHGRMPAIASGAAAANRELTYIGVSGDGDSLSIGLGQLCHAIRRNVDMLYVLENNGVYGLTKGQFSASAEIGSKTKRGEANRQAPIDPVLLAISLGATFVARSFSGDKAQLVPLLEAGIAHKGFALIDVISPCVTFNDHEGSTRSYQATRERDVEIVSADFVPPAEEITSSYTMGDVAHVTMHDGSMLRFRRVADGYDPTDRDAAWAYIQARQAAGEVPTGLLFVDTSVPDMHDLLETVEAPLNVLPFEELCPGAAVLDSIQARWV, from the coding sequence ATGACATACATCGCGAAGCCGCGTGTTCACCACCCCTCGCTGCCGAAGAACGCCCTCGGCCTGACGCGGCGCGACTACGAGGGCTCCATGTCGACGCTGTGCGCGGGGTGCGGCCACGACTCCGTGACCGCCGCGATCATCGAGGCGTTCTGGCGGCTCGAGATCCCGCCACACCGCGTGGCAAAGCTGAGCGGCATCGGCTGCTCCGCCAAGACGCCGACCTACTTCCTGGGCGGCGCCCACGGCTTCAACGCCGTGCACGGCCGCATGCCCGCGATCGCGTCCGGCGCCGCGGCCGCGAACCGCGAGCTCACCTACATCGGCGTTTCCGGTGACGGGGACTCGCTCTCCATCGGGCTCGGCCAGCTCTGCCACGCGATCCGCCGCAACGTGGACATGCTGTACGTCCTGGAGAACAACGGGGTGTACGGCTTGACCAAGGGGCAGTTCAGCGCGTCGGCAGAAATCGGATCGAAGACGAAGAGAGGCGAGGCGAACCGCCAGGCCCCCATCGACCCCGTGCTGCTCGCGATATCCCTCGGCGCGACTTTCGTTGCACGCTCCTTCTCGGGCGACAAGGCGCAGCTCGTGCCGCTGCTCGAGGCGGGGATCGCGCACAAGGGCTTTGCGCTGATCGACGTGATCTCGCCCTGCGTCACTTTCAACGACCACGAAGGCTCGACGCGCAGCTACCAGGCCACGCGCGAGCGCGACGTGGAGATCGTGAGTGCTGATTTCGTTCCGCCCGCGGAGGAGATCACGTCCAGCTACACCATGGGCGACGTCGCACACGTCACGATGCACGACGGCAGCATGCTGCGCTTCCGGCGCGTGGCCGATGGCTACGACCCCACCGACCGCGACGCGGCCTGGGCATACATCCAGGCGCGGCAGGCGGCCGGTGAAGTGCCGACAGGGCTGCTGTTCGTGGACACGAGTGTACCGGACATGCACGACCTGCTCGAGACGGTGGAGGCACCGCTGAACGTGCTGCCGTTCGAGGAGCTGTGTCCCGGCGCGGCGGTGCTCGACTCGATCCAGGCCCGCTGGGTGTAG
- a CDS encoding VWA domain-containing protein: MQTKVQLDHHTVPDGHVVRMLLRIEGSPPPAGTRTPLDLALVLDRSGSMEGTKIDAAKHAALEVARRLWPQDRVSVVAYDHEVATVAARAAGGDAPDLSHRIGSIAARGSTNLSGGWLRGRELLDTGAERLVRRIVLLTDGLANTGITDPAQLASMAARAREGGISTTTIGFGEDYDETLLRRMAEAGGGGTYYIETADQALAIFRDELSDLLGTCAQNLSVTIAPAPVVQAVRVRHAYTSSATQDGVRYDMGDLYAREPRLLLVEFLLPVAPASTLAVATLAISADVLDAGDVRHETTTLPVTLDAAHVPHVDATIERESLLLDAADAREEALRARERGDYDAARRTLRESVEKMRSAGVRDDHVQAEIDDLDALTAEAPTAFAEERNAKYLHQMAYDRKVGRTRKRDLIERRRRPS; the protein is encoded by the coding sequence ATGCAGACCAAAGTTCAGCTCGACCATCACACCGTGCCGGACGGCCACGTCGTCCGCATGCTCCTGCGGATCGAGGGGAGCCCGCCTCCCGCCGGCACCCGCACTCCCCTTGACCTCGCGCTCGTGCTCGACCGCTCCGGGTCGATGGAGGGCACGAAGATCGACGCCGCGAAGCACGCCGCGCTCGAGGTCGCACGCCGGCTCTGGCCACAGGACCGGGTGAGCGTCGTCGCGTACGATCACGAGGTGGCCACGGTCGCGGCGCGTGCCGCGGGCGGCGACGCACCGGACCTGTCCCACCGCATCGGCTCGATCGCCGCCCGCGGCTCCACGAATCTGAGCGGCGGCTGGCTGCGCGGCCGCGAGCTCCTCGACACCGGAGCGGAGCGCCTGGTACGCCGCATCGTCCTGCTCACGGACGGGCTCGCCAACACCGGCATCACCGATCCGGCGCAGCTCGCGTCCATGGCCGCACGGGCCCGTGAAGGCGGCATCAGCACCACGACGATCGGCTTCGGCGAGGATTACGACGAGACGCTGCTGCGGCGCATGGCGGAAGCTGGCGGCGGCGGTACGTACTATATCGAGACGGCCGACCAGGCCCTTGCGATCTTCCGCGACGAGCTGAGTGACCTGCTGGGAACGTGCGCGCAGAACCTTTCAGTGACCATTGCCCCTGCGCCGGTCGTTCAGGCGGTGCGCGTGCGGCACGCGTACACGTCGAGCGCCACGCAGGACGGCGTGCGCTACGACATGGGCGACCTGTATGCGCGCGAGCCGCGGCTCCTGCTGGTGGAGTTCCTGCTCCCCGTCGCACCTGCGAGCACGCTTGCGGTCGCGACCTTGGCGATCAGCGCGGATGTTCTCGATGCCGGCGACGTCCGGCACGAGACGACCACCCTGCCGGTCACGCTCGATGCCGCGCACGTGCCGCACGTCGATGCGACGATCGAGCGCGAGTCGCTGCTGCTGGACGCGGCAGACGCACGCGAGGAGGCGCTGCGTGCGCGCGAGCGCGGGGATTACGACGCCGCGCGTCGCACGCTGCGTGAATCAGTCGAGAAGATGCGCAGCGCGGGTGTGCGGGACGACCACGTGCAGGCGGAGATCGACGACCTGGACGCGCTCACGGCGGAAGCGCCGACCGCCTTCGCCGAGGAGCGCAACGCGAAGTACCTCCACCAGATGGCGTACGACAGAAAGGTGGGCCGCACGCGCAAGCGCGACCTGATCGAGCGCCGGCGCAGACCTTCCTGA